The following DNA comes from Arcobacter cloacae.
AAAAAAACAATATCACAAATATTTCAACTCTAATTTTTGATGCAATTCATAATATAGCAAATACTTTAACAGGTGAAAATGAAGAAAAAAAAATATTAGAGACTTTAGATTTTTATATCAAAATGGATGTAAATAGATTAAGCTACAATAACATTTGGGTTTATGAAATAGAAAATCAAACAGTTGGTTTAATTCTTGCTTATAATTCAAATGATATAAAAAAACTTGATGCCCCAATACTTCAACACTTAAAAACAAAAAATATCTTTTTAGACTCTTTTGAAAAAGAGTCTTTTGCTGATGAATTTTATATAGATACAGTTAGTGTTTTAGAAAATTTTCAAGGAAGAGGAATAGCAAAAGAGTTGTTTATGTTTATTGAAAATAAAGCAAAACAGTTAGGTTTTAAAAAATTATCTTTATTGGTTGATTTTGAAAATCCAAAAGCTTTAGCTTTATATGAAAAATTAGGTTTTGAAAAAAATGAAATACTAAAAGTTTCAGGAAGTAATTTCCATCATATGATAAAAAAATTAGATTAAAGAGGGAAAATGTCAAAAAAAATATATTGTATTGCTTCATTTGAAGCAAAAGAGGGTTTAAATGAAGAGTTATTTAAAGTATTACAAGCTTTAGAACCACAAACACTAAGAGAAGATGGTTGTATTCAATACATTGTTACAAAACATATAAGTCATCCAAATGCTACAGGAAAAAGCTTTCCTATAGTTTTTAATGAAATTTGGGAATCAAAAGAGGCATTTGAACTTCACTGTAACAAACCTTATATCAAAGAGTTTTTCCATAAACATTGTATTTTAGAAGATGGTCTTGTAAAAGATTATAATGTTTGTGTTTACAGTGATGAATAATCCTTAAATAGTTATACTAAAAAATAGTAAAAGAGCTAAAATAAA
Coding sequences within:
- a CDS encoding GNAT family N-acetyltransferase: MIKQAQKNNITNISTLIFDAIHNIANTLTGENEEKKILETLDFYIKMDVNRLSYNNIWVYEIENQTVGLILAYNSNDIKKLDAPILQHLKTKNIFLDSFEKESFADEFYIDTVSVLENFQGRGIAKELFMFIENKAKQLGFKKLSLLVDFENPKALALYEKLGFEKNEILKVSGSNFHHMIKKLD
- a CDS encoding putative quinol monooxygenase, whose amino-acid sequence is MSKKIYCIASFEAKEGLNEELFKVLQALEPQTLREDGCIQYIVTKHISHPNATGKSFPIVFNEIWESKEAFELHCNKPYIKEFFHKHCILEDGLVKDYNVCVYSDE